The Aethina tumida isolate Nest 87 chromosome 6, icAetTumi1.1, whole genome shotgun sequence genome has a segment encoding these proteins:
- the LOC109598449 gene encoding sodium/nucleoside cotransporter 2-like has protein sequence MASTSKENIMDSQSTIQDLENNGHTIEISVPSRNSLILSVSIKIFVLGLLSSYFIWASVYFFDDEDKDYNWRDELGPTTCSGYGFLLILYILIMSGVVFNYIISPFLVPPFNKFIYRPIMDTILKFKYADLTFSAIFFAAILAYLIYDASGNSERLIPIGGLLVFILMGFLMSNKKRKVHWHTVLWGLKLQFIFGLLTIRWEVGRNVFQCVGDKITVFLDYSKEGAAFVYGNDLVIPNGGIFAFSAITTIYFLAFFINILYYYGVMQKVVGVIGEVLQFFMGTTICESVNCAANIFLGQSEAPLLLKPYLKDLTDSELNSIMTSGFATVSGSVLAAYISFGADPSALVTASVMSAPAALCYSKMVLPETEEVKVTKDTVEIVENEYESVLDAASQGITQAFQLVSGIVSSLIAFIAFVAFINGVLGWMGNLTGYFDEDTWSLELILGKIFIPISYIMGVPWDHCEQVGQLIGIKTMVNEFVAYQKMQAMQLTGRTKLIATYALCGFSNPGSIGIMISTMSGLIPNKKQSVLNLVFRAFVSGALVCFMTACIASMLYPEDTLLS, from the exons ATGGCATCAACGTCGAAGGAGAACATCATG GACTCCCAGTCCACCATACAGGATTTGGAGAACAACGGTCATACTATTGAAATCTCAGTGCCATCCAGAAATAGTTTGATTTTATcagtttctattaaaatttttgtgctTGGTCTGCTTAGTTCGTATTTCATCTGGGCCTCCGTCTACTTCTTTG ATGACGAAGACAAGGATTACAACTGGAGAGACGAACTAGGTCCTACAACATGCTCTGGTTACGGTTTCCTTTTGATCCTTTACATTCTGATCATGTCCGGGGTCGTGTTCAACTACATAATCAGTCCGTTTCTGGTACCACCCTTCAACAAGTTCATCTACCGCCCAATCATGgacacaatattaaaattcaa GTACGCCGACCTGACCTTCTCGGCCATCTTCTTCGCCGCCATACTCGCCTATCTGATTTATGACGCGTCCGGCAACTCGGAGAGGCTCATACCAATTGGGGGGTTGTTGGTTTTCATCCTGATGGgcttcctgatgtccaacaaGAAGAGGAAGGTGCACTGGCACACCGTACTGTGGGGTCTGAAGCTGCAGTTCATCTTCGGACTGCTCACCATCCGCTGGGAAGTGGGCAGGAACGTTTTCCAATGCGTCGGCGATAAAATCACAGTCTTCCTCGACTATTCCAAGGAGGGGGCGGCCTTCGTGTACGGGAACGACTTGGTTATACCTAACGGGGGTATTTTCGCCTTCAGTGCCATCACCACCATCTACTTCCTCGCCTTTTTCATCAACATCCTGTACTACTACGGAGTCATGCAGAAGGTTGTGGGTGTTATTGGGGAGGTGTTGCAGTTTTTTATGGGCACGACCATTTGCGAAAGTGTGAACTGCGCCgccaatatatttttggggCAGAGCGAGGCGCCGCTCCTGCTCAAACCCTATTTGAAGGATCTCACTGATTCGGAACTGAACTCCATTATGACGTCGGGTTTTGCCACTGTCAGTGGTAGCGTTTTGGCGGCTTACATATCGTTTGGAGCTGATCCTTCGGCCCTTGTTACGGCTAGTGTTATGTCGGCGCCGGCCGCCTTGTGCTATAGCAAAATGGTGCTGCCTGAAACTGAAGAAGTTAAGGTCACGAAAGATACCGTGGAAATTGTTGAAAA TGAGTACGAGTCAGTTTTGGACGCAGCTAGTCAAGGCATCACTCAAGCCTTCCAGTTAGTTTCCGGTATTGTTAGCAGTTtgatcgccttcattgctttCGTCGCCTTCATCAACGGTGTTTTGGGCTGGATGGGCAATCTCACTG GTTACTTCGACGAGGACACCTGGAGTTTGGAGCTGATATTGGGCAAGATCTTCATCCCGATCAGCTACATAATGGGCGTTCCTTGGGATCACTGCGAGCAAGTGGGTCAACTAATCGGGATCAAGACCATGGTCAACGAATTCGTGGCCTACCAGAAAATGCAAGCGATGCAATTGACG GGTCGGACCAAATTGATTGCGACGTATGCTCTGTGCGGTTTCTCGAATCCTGGCTCGATTGGCATTATGATTTCGACCATGAGCGGACTTATACCCAATAAGAAACAATCGGTTTTGAATTTGGTTTTCAGGGCATTTGTGTCCGGTGCTCTAGTCTGTTTTATGACCGCCTGCATTGCCAGTATGTTGTATCCTGAAGATACTTTGCTTAGTTGA